The Terriglobales bacterium genome segment CTAAAGGCAAGAGCGACGACGAGGTAATGCGCTTCTGCCAAAGCTTCATGACCGAGTTGTGCCGCTACATTGGGCCGGACACCGACGTCCCTGCCGGCGATATTGGGGTTGGCGGAAGGGAAATTGGTTTTCTGTTTGGCCAATTCAAACGCCTCAAGAATGAGTTCACCGGCGTGTTGACGGGCAAAGGGCTGAACTGGGGCGGCTCCCTCATTCGTCCTGAAGCGACAGGATACGGCTGTGTTTATTTCGCGGCCGAGATGCTGAAGGCCCACAACGATTCACTTGAAGGAAAGCTCTGTCTTGTTTCTGGAAGCGGCAATGTCTCGCAGTACACGGTAGAGAAGCTGCTCGACCTGGGAGCCAAGCCGATCACGCTGTCCGACTCCAACGGGGTTATCTTGGATCCGGATGGCATCGACCGGGAGAAGCTGGCCTGGGTCATGGAACTCAAGAACGTGCATCGCGGCCGCATCCGTGAATATGTCGAACACTTCAAGAAAGCGGTCTACATGCCCACGGATGACAAACTCGACTACAACCGTTTGTGGACGATCAAGGCGGACTGTGCGTTCCCGAGCGCCACGCAAAATGAGATCAACGCCAAAGACGCAGCCAACCTTATTAAGAATGGCATCAGGGTCGTCGCCGAGGGTGCGAACATGCCAAGCACCGCCGAGGCGACCAAGGCGTTCCTCGATGCCAGGATCCTCTATGGGCCGGCCAAGGCAGCGAATGCGGGTGGCGTCGCCACCTCCGGTCTCGAGATGTCACAGAACAGCATGCGGATGGCCTGGAGCCGCGAAGAAGTTGATAAGCGGTTGCATGGCATCATGGCAGCTATTCACAAGACCTGTTTCGAGACTGCGGAAACCTACGGCACGCCTGGGAACCTCGTCAATGGAGCAAACATTGGCGGATTCATCAAGGTTGCCAATGCCATGCTGGATCAAGGACTCGTCTGAGACCGTTGTCCGACTATCAATCTGCTGCGGGGTGGATCGCTTCCACCCCGCGTTTTTCCTAAT includes the following:
- a CDS encoding Glu/Leu/Phe/Val dehydrogenase dimerization domain-containing protein, with amino-acid sequence KGKSDDEVMRFCQSFMTELCRYIGPDTDVPAGDIGVGGREIGFLFGQFKRLKNEFTGVLTGKGLNWGGSLIRPEATGYGCVYFAAEMLKAHNDSLEGKLCLVSGSGNVSQYTVEKLLDLGAKPITLSDSNGVILDPDGIDREKLAWVMELKNVHRGRIREYVEHFKKAVYMPTDDKLDYNRLWTIKADCAFPSATQNEINAKDAANLIKNGIRVVAEGANMPSTAEATKAFLDARILYGPAKAANAGGVATSGLEMSQNSMRMAWSREEVDKRLHGIMAAIHKTCFETAETYGTPGNLVNGANIGGFIKVANAMLDQGLV